In Brevibacillus brevis NBRC 100599, a single genomic region encodes these proteins:
- a CDS encoding DUF1850 domain-containing protein: protein MVFIQAVTKGRGRTLFRLFSFFFLITVFYVGISTPLFPALVIRDTQSNQVVWSANIQDEAAFGIRWTHSIHRSTIEEQYRIVDGQIILSEMSFHDYGIGMENELAPGEKLVLADGRFHIRNMQRSFPALRLFIGQVRANHTLLFAGQDIPLSLIDNPGEAITIQAEKRSILSELGGY from the coding sequence ATGGTTTTTATCCAGGCAGTAACAAAAGGAAGAGGGCGGACGTTGTTCCGCCTTTTCTCCTTCTTTTTTCTCATCACTGTCTTTTATGTAGGCATCTCCACTCCACTGTTTCCCGCTCTGGTTATCCGGGATACACAGTCAAATCAAGTAGTTTGGAGTGCCAACATACAGGATGAAGCAGCCTTTGGCATTCGCTGGACTCATTCCATTCATCGCTCCACAATCGAGGAGCAATACCGGATTGTAGACGGTCAAATTATTTTGTCGGAGATGAGCTTTCACGACTACGGTATCGGCATGGAAAATGAATTGGCTCCTGGCGAGAAGCTGGTTCTCGCAGATGGACGATTCCACATTCGCAATATGCAGCGGTCTTTTCCTGCCCTCCGCCTGTTTATCGGGCAAGTACGTGCTAATCATACGTTGCTTTTCGCTGGACAGGATATTCCGTTGAGCTTGATCGACAATCCGGGAGAAGCCATCACGATTCAGGCAGAAAAGCGATCCATTCTGAGCGAGTTAGGAGGTTACTAG
- a CDS encoding TAXI family TRAP transporter solute-binding subunit: protein MKKRHFLLSLTLLLSMSLMTACGGGGNSAQGGAGGGSSSSGGSADPSQLILATGGTGGTYFPLGGGMADHITKNAGITATAQATGASAENIRLIRDKKADIAFTQNDIAEYASKGTNMFQQDGKIDSFQALGALYDETIQIVVSADSNIKSVADLKEKRVSVGAPGSGTEVNAQQILEAYGMTFEDTKLQRLSFADSAKAIQDGQLDAAFQTAGTPTAAITELAATTGVKIIPIDADKIDAIIAKYPYYVKTTVPAHTYQTVPEEVTTVSVKSMLLIRSDLSEDLVYKVTKAIFENSDKLGHAKAKEIKLENVKNGVSIPVHPGAQKYFDEKGVK, encoded by the coding sequence TTGAAGAAGCGTCATTTTCTTCTCTCGCTCACACTGCTTCTGTCCATGTCGCTCATGACGGCATGTGGAGGTGGCGGGAACTCTGCTCAAGGAGGGGCAGGTGGAGGCAGCTCCAGCTCGGGAGGAAGCGCCGATCCCTCTCAACTAATTCTTGCAACAGGCGGTACAGGAGGCACCTATTTCCCACTCGGCGGCGGCATGGCTGACCATATTACGAAAAACGCCGGGATCACTGCTACAGCCCAAGCCACAGGCGCTTCAGCAGAAAACATTCGCCTCATTCGCGATAAAAAGGCGGACATCGCCTTTACGCAAAACGACATTGCCGAGTATGCGTCAAAGGGAACGAACATGTTCCAGCAAGACGGTAAAATTGATTCCTTCCAGGCATTGGGCGCTCTCTACGATGAAACCATCCAAATTGTCGTCTCTGCTGACAGCAATATTAAAAGCGTTGCCGATTTGAAAGAGAAGCGCGTATCTGTAGGCGCTCCGGGAAGCGGCACAGAAGTGAACGCTCAGCAAATTTTGGAAGCATACGGGATGACCTTTGAAGATACGAAGCTCCAGCGCCTCTCCTTTGCTGACTCCGCCAAAGCCATTCAGGACGGGCAATTAGATGCTGCCTTCCAAACGGCTGGTACGCCTACCGCAGCAATCACGGAGCTGGCAGCGACAACTGGTGTAAAAATCATTCCCATTGACGCGGACAAAATCGATGCAATCATCGCCAAATATCCTTACTACGTGAAAACAACAGTCCCTGCCCATACGTACCAAACCGTTCCAGAAGAAGTGACAACCGTCTCCGTCAAATCGATGCTCTTGATTCGCTCCGATCTGAGTGAAGACCTCGTGTACAAAGTAACAAAGGCGATCTTTGAGAACAGCGACAAGCTCGGTCACGCCAAAGCCAAGGAAATCAAGCTAGAGAACGTGAAGAACGGCGTCAGCATCCCTGTTCACCCGGGGGCACAAAAGTACTTCGACGAAAAAGGCGTGAAGTAA